A part of Streptomyces sp. NBC_01497 genomic DNA contains:
- a CDS encoding RidA family protein, which yields MSDLTHVTSPGGVAPGSGYSHVVLGTGTFVAVSGQCAFDGEGRIVGEGDPAVRARRVFENLRQCLAVAGAGFDDVVKPGYGVGDVAQLPAVRAARGAALGTARPPARSAVQVAAPIRPAPLVEIDAFAVAGGGPA from the coding sequence ATGAGCGATCTCACCCATGTGACCTCGCCCGGGGGCGTGGCCCCCGGCAGCGGGTACAGCCATGTCGTGCTCGGCACGGGCACGTTCGTCGCGGTGTCGGGGCAGTGCGCGTTCGACGGGGAGGGCCGGATCGTCGGCGAGGGCGACCCGGCGGTCCGGGCACGCCGGGTGTTCGAGAACCTGCGCCAGTGCCTGGCGGTGGCGGGGGCCGGCTTCGACGACGTGGTGAAGCCGGGGTACGGGGTCGGGGACGTCGCTCAACTGCCCGCCGTGCGGGCCGCCCGTGGCGCCGCCCTCGGCACGGCGCGCCCGCCGGCGCGTTCCGCCGTCCAGGTGGCCGCGCCGATCCGGCCCGCACCGCTGGTGGAGATCGACGCGTTCGCCGTGGCCGGCGGGGGGCCGGCATGA
- a CDS encoding GNAT family N-acetyltransferase: MTDAPQATGATDTTVRAMTLEDCPAVAAVRVCGWRFAYEGLMPRAHLEAMSVDADTERRREQFLAGAGRVVNLVAERAGRVIGWGCYGPSRDTGVPGGTAELYALYVLPEHLSRGVGRALTAELLDRAAAAGHPLMQLWVVAGNARARRFYARAGFAPDGAEEPYDVAGVEVPEVRYARALSAPPAAADSRG; encoded by the coding sequence ATGACGGACGCGCCACAGGCCACGGGCGCGACGGACACGACGGTCCGCGCGATGACCCTTGAGGACTGCCCGGCGGTCGCGGCCGTCCGGGTGTGCGGCTGGCGGTTCGCGTACGAGGGCCTGATGCCGCGGGCGCACCTGGAGGCGATGAGCGTCGACGCGGACACCGAACGACGGCGGGAGCAGTTCCTCGCGGGGGCGGGCCGCGTCGTCAACCTGGTCGCGGAGCGCGCCGGGAGGGTGATCGGCTGGGGCTGCTACGGGCCGAGCCGGGACACCGGCGTGCCCGGCGGCACCGCCGAGCTGTACGCGCTGTACGTGCTGCCCGAGCACCTGTCGCGCGGCGTGGGCCGGGCGCTGACGGCGGAACTGCTGGACCGGGCCGCCGCGGCGGGCCACCCGCTGATGCAGCTGTGGGTCGTGGCGGGCAACGCGCGGGCGCGCCGCTTCTACGCGCGGGCGGGCTTCGCGCCGGACGGGGCGGAGGAACCCTACGACGTCGCGGGCGTCGAGGTGCCGGAGGTGCGGTACGCGAGGGCGCTCAGCGCGCCACCGGCCGCGGCGGACAGCCGGGGATGA
- a CDS encoding HEAT repeat domain-containing protein, producing MDVTDEDFRALADRVREESDAAPECEDLLGTEDAESLAATLVAPEQPLWAREIAAFRLGCARDRRAFETLVLLLNHRDPERCVAASYALTRLADPRTARAAAALATNPLRTAYALHPVRLLTALRAPESAPALIETLEGLLAPDAPHWRVALACVEGLGTLADPRAAPVLRAALGHPRLSAAAGGALSALAYRTSGTSTPATS from the coding sequence ATGGACGTCACCGACGAGGACTTCCGTGCCCTCGCGGACCGGGTGCGCGAGGAGTCGGACGCCGCGCCCGAGTGCGAGGACCTGCTCGGCACCGAGGACGCGGAATCACTCGCGGCCACCCTCGTCGCACCCGAACAACCCCTCTGGGCCCGGGAGATCGCGGCCTTCCGGCTCGGCTGCGCCCGCGACCGCCGTGCCTTCGAGACGCTGGTCCTGCTGCTCAACCACCGGGACCCCGAGCGCTGCGTCGCAGCCTCGTACGCCCTGACGCGGCTCGCCGACCCGCGCACCGCCCGCGCGGCGGCGGCGCTCGCCACCAATCCGCTGCGCACGGCCTACGCGCTGCACCCCGTCCGGCTGCTGACGGCGCTGCGCGCACCCGAGTCGGCGCCCGCGCTGATCGAGACCCTCGAAGGACTGCTCGCGCCCGACGCACCCCACTGGCGTGTCGCTCTCGCCTGTGTGGAGGGTCTCGGGACGCTCGCCGACCCGCGCGCCGCGCCCGTGCTGCGCGCGGCCCTCGGTCATCCCCGGCTGTCCGCCGCGGCCGGTGGCGCGCTGAGCGCCCTCGCGTACCGCACCTCCGGCACCTCGACGCCCGCGACGTCGTAG
- a CDS encoding 3-hydroxyacyl-CoA dehydrogenase family protein, producing the protein MDINTVAVIGLGTMGQGLAEALTRSGREVIGIDTDPAAAARAAAALDASTARAVARGDLTQEQRRTTRAGLRTFTDLRAAADADLVVEVVPESYDDKLGVLRALDGIVRPDVVLATGTNALSVTRLAAATARPERVVGMHFFHPAPVMRLVEVVRTVFSSPAALDIVTALARDLGKETVAAGDRPGFVADGLLFRYLNRAAAMYESGYASRDDIDAAMRFGCGLPMGPLALLDLIGIDTARTVLEAMYQHSGDLADAPAPVLGRLTGAGLTGRKAGRGFHRYAADGTRPAAPRRAPSGGPAVGTVGVAGSGTMAAGIAEVFATSGHQVVLAGRTAGKAAAAKERIASSLRRSVDKKRMTVQSAEAALGRVTAAESLEALAPADLALEAVAEDLDVKRGLFRVLDGICRPGAVLATTTSSLPVVACARATGRPEDVVGMHFFNPAPAMRLVEVVTTVLTSQTAHARVRDAALAAGKHPVDCGDRAGFIVNALLFPYLNDAVKMVEDHYATPDDIDTAMRLGAGYPMGPFELLDVVGLDVSLAIERVLHREFREPGLAPAPLLEALVSAGFLGRKSGRGFRTHARR; encoded by the coding sequence ATGGACATCAACACCGTCGCCGTCATCGGCCTGGGCACCATGGGTCAGGGCCTCGCCGAGGCCCTGACCCGTTCGGGCCGCGAGGTCATCGGCATCGACACCGACCCGGCCGCCGCCGCGAGGGCCGCCGCCGCACTCGACGCCTCCACCGCCCGCGCGGTCGCCCGCGGCGACCTGACACAGGAGCAACGGCGGACGACTCGGGCCGGGTTGCGCACCTTCACGGACCTGCGGGCCGCCGCGGACGCGGACCTCGTGGTGGAGGTGGTGCCGGAGTCGTACGACGACAAGCTCGGGGTCCTGCGCGCCCTCGACGGCATCGTGCGGCCCGACGTGGTGCTCGCGACCGGGACCAACGCGCTGTCCGTCACCCGCCTCGCCGCCGCCACCGCCCGCCCGGAGCGGGTGGTCGGCATGCACTTCTTCCACCCCGCCCCGGTGATGCGGCTGGTGGAGGTGGTGCGCACGGTCTTCAGCTCGCCCGCCGCCCTGGACATCGTCACGGCCCTCGCCCGCGACCTGGGCAAGGAGACCGTCGCGGCGGGCGACCGGCCGGGGTTCGTCGCGGACGGGCTGCTGTTCCGCTATCTCAACAGGGCCGCCGCGATGTACGAGTCGGGGTACGCGTCCCGCGACGACATCGACGCGGCGATGCGATTCGGCTGCGGCCTGCCGATGGGCCCGCTCGCGCTGCTCGACCTCATCGGCATCGATACGGCGCGCACCGTGCTGGAAGCCATGTACCAGCACTCCGGCGACCTGGCGGACGCGCCGGCACCCGTGCTCGGCCGCCTGACCGGGGCGGGGCTGACGGGCCGGAAAGCCGGCCGCGGCTTCCACCGCTACGCGGCGGACGGCACGCGCCCCGCCGCGCCGCGCCGCGCCCCGTCCGGCGGGCCGGCGGTCGGCACGGTCGGCGTCGCGGGGTCCGGCACGATGGCCGCGGGTATCGCGGAGGTGTTCGCGACGTCCGGGCACCAGGTCGTACTGGCCGGCCGCACCGCTGGGAAGGCGGCCGCGGCGAAGGAGAGGATCGCCTCGTCACTTCGTCGCTCTGTCGACAAGAAGAGGATGACCGTGCAGAGCGCGGAGGCGGCGCTGGGCCGGGTCACGGCGGCCGAGTCACTGGAGGCGCTCGCCCCGGCGGATCTGGCCCTGGAGGCCGTCGCGGAGGACCTGGACGTGAAGCGGGGCCTGTTCCGCGTCCTGGACGGGATCTGCCGCCCGGGCGCGGTGCTCGCCACCACGACCTCCTCCCTCCCTGTCGTCGCGTGCGCCCGGGCCACCGGCCGGCCCGAGGACGTCGTCGGCATGCACTTCTTCAACCCGGCGCCGGCGATGCGCCTCGTCGAGGTCGTCACCACGGTGCTGACCTCACAGACGGCCCACGCCCGGGTGCGTGACGCGGCGCTGGCCGCGGGCAAGCACCCGGTGGACTGCGGTGACCGGGCCGGCTTCATCGTGAACGCGCTGCTGTTCCCCTACCTCAACGACGCCGTGAAGATGGTGGAGGACCACTACGCGACCCCGGACGACATCGACACCGCGATGCGGCTCGGGGCGGGGTATCCGATGGGCCCCTTCGAGCTGCTCGACGTCGTCGGCCTGGATGTCTCGCTCGCGATCGAGCGCGTACTCCACCGGGAGTTCCGCGAGCCGGGCCTCGCGCCGGCGCCGCTGCTGGAAGCGCTGGTGTCGGCAGGCTTCCTGGGCCGCAAGTCGGGTCGCGGCTTCCGCACCCACGCGCGCCGTTGA
- a CDS encoding TetR family transcriptional regulator, which translates to MSQPAKPSRTQTNSEAPVSAAGTKAAAQRLKMRRELAAAAMELFATKGYEATTVDEIAAAAGVARRTFFRHFRSKEEAIFPDHDDTLVRAEAVLNAAPPHEHPLDTVCRGIKEVMRMYAASPAVSVERYRLTREVPTLREREIASVARYERLFTRYLLGHFDEHAHAGDSDDPLLAEVAASAVVTAHNHVLRRWLRAGGEGDVEAQLDHAFEIVRKAFGTGFAAGAPISAERPPAAAHTSGDVLVAVARTDAPLDEVMRTIQRALGSA; encoded by the coding sequence ATGTCGCAGCCGGCCAAACCCTCACGTACACAGACGAACTCCGAGGCCCCCGTGAGCGCCGCCGGCACCAAGGCCGCCGCCCAGCGCCTGAAGATGCGCCGCGAACTGGCGGCCGCGGCGATGGAACTGTTCGCGACAAAGGGGTACGAGGCGACCACGGTCGACGAGATCGCGGCGGCGGCCGGGGTCGCGCGCCGGACCTTCTTCCGCCACTTCCGCTCCAAGGAAGAGGCGATCTTCCCCGACCACGACGACACGCTCGTGCGCGCGGAGGCCGTGCTCAACGCGGCCCCGCCGCACGAGCACCCGCTCGACACGGTGTGCCGGGGCATCAAGGAGGTCATGCGGATGTACGCGGCGTCGCCCGCGGTGTCCGTGGAGCGCTACCGCCTGACCCGTGAGGTGCCGACCCTGCGGGAGCGGGAGATCGCCTCCGTGGCCCGCTACGAGCGGCTGTTCACGCGCTATCTGCTGGGCCATTTCGACGAGCACGCCCACGCCGGCGACAGCGACGACCCGCTGCTGGCCGAGGTGGCGGCGTCCGCGGTGGTCACCGCGCACAACCATGTGCTGCGCCGGTGGCTGCGGGCCGGCGGCGAGGGCGACGTGGAGGCACAGCTCGACCACGCCTTCGAGATCGTCCGCAAGGCCTTCGGCACGGGCTTCGCGGCGGGCGCGCCCATCAGCGCGGAGCGGCCGCCCGCCGCGGCGCACACGAGCGGGGACGTGCTGGTCGCGGTGGCCCGTACGGACGCCCCGCTGGACGAGGTCATGCGGACGATCCAGCGGGCGCTCGGGTCCGCCTGA
- the ccrA gene encoding crotonyl-CoA carboxylase/reductase, translating to MKDILDAVQSPDTTAADFAALPLPESYRAVTVRKDETAMFEGLATRDKDPRKSLHVDDVPVPELGPGEALVAVMASSVNYNSVWTSLFEPLPTFAFLERYGRLSPLAARHDLPYHVIGSDLSGVVLRTGPGVNAWHPGDRVVAHCLSVELESSDGHNDTMLDPEQRIWGFETNFGGLAELALVKSNQLMPKPDHLSWEEAAAPGLVNSTAYRQLVSRNGAGMKQGDNVLIWGASGGLGSYATQFALAGGANPICVVSSRQKAELCRRMGAEAVIDRNAEGYRFWRDEHSQDPREWKRFGARIRELTGGEDVDIVFEHPGRETFGASVYVARKGGTIVTCASTSGYTHEYDNRYLWMSLKRIVGSHFANYREAWEANRLIAKGRIHPTLSKVYALEDTGQAAYDVHHNLHQGKVGVLALAPREGLGVRDQEMRARYADAIDLFRTERTAVAA from the coding sequence GTGAAGGACATCCTGGACGCCGTCCAGTCCCCCGACACCACGGCCGCGGACTTCGCGGCGCTCCCGCTGCCCGAGTCCTATCGCGCCGTCACCGTCCGCAAGGACGAGACCGCGATGTTCGAGGGCCTTGCCACCCGCGACAAGGATCCCCGCAAGTCGCTGCACGTCGACGACGTGCCGGTGCCCGAACTCGGGCCCGGCGAGGCGCTCGTGGCGGTGATGGCCAGTTCCGTGAACTACAACTCGGTGTGGACGTCGCTGTTCGAGCCCCTGCCGACCTTCGCCTTCCTGGAGCGGTACGGCCGGCTCAGCCCGCTCGCCGCCCGGCACGACCTGCCCTACCACGTCATCGGGTCCGACCTCTCGGGCGTCGTGCTGCGCACCGGTCCCGGCGTCAACGCCTGGCACCCGGGCGACCGGGTCGTCGCGCACTGCCTCTCCGTCGAGCTGGAGAGCTCGGACGGGCACAACGACACCATGCTCGACCCCGAGCAGCGCATCTGGGGCTTCGAGACGAACTTCGGCGGCCTCGCCGAGCTCGCCCTCGTCAAGTCCAACCAGCTGATGCCCAAGCCGGACCACCTCAGCTGGGAGGAGGCCGCGGCGCCCGGGCTGGTCAACTCCACCGCGTACCGCCAGCTCGTCTCCCGCAACGGCGCCGGGATGAAGCAGGGCGACAACGTCCTGATCTGGGGTGCGAGCGGCGGACTCGGCTCGTACGCCACGCAGTTCGCACTCGCGGGCGGCGCCAACCCCATCTGTGTGGTGTCGAGCCGGCAGAAGGCGGAGCTGTGCCGGCGCATGGGCGCCGAGGCCGTCATCGACCGCAACGCCGAGGGGTACAGGTTCTGGCGCGACGAGCACAGCCAGGACCCGCGCGAGTGGAAGCGGTTCGGCGCGCGCATCCGCGAACTGACCGGCGGCGAGGACGTCGACATCGTCTTCGAGCACCCGGGCCGGGAGACGTTCGGCGCGAGCGTGTACGTCGCCCGCAAGGGCGGCACCATCGTCACGTGCGCCTCCACGTCCGGCTACACGCACGAGTACGACAACCGCTACCTGTGGATGTCCCTGAAGCGCATCGTGGGCTCCCACTTCGCCAACTACCGTGAGGCCTGGGAGGCCAACCGGCTGATCGCCAAGGGGCGCATCCACCCCACCCTGTCGAAGGTGTACGCGCTGGAGGACACCGGCCAGGCCGCGTACGACGTGCACCACAACCTGCACCAGGGCAAGGTCGGTGTCCTCGCGCTGGCGCCCCGCGAGGGCCTCGGGGTGCGGGATCAGGAGATGCGGGCCCGGTACGCCGACGCCATCGACCTCTTCCGCACCGAGCGGACGGCGGTCGCCGCATGA
- a CDS encoding protein meaA — translation MTSPAPRDQPWLMRTYAGHSTAEASNALYRQGLAKGQTGLSVAFDLPTQTGYDPDHVLARGEVGRVGVPVSHLGDMRRLFDGIPLDRTNTSMTINATALWMFALYQVVAEEQGDDAPGCLTGTTQNDIVKEYLSRGTYVFPPGPSLRLTTDLIAYTVARAPRWNPVNICSYHLQEAGATPVQEVAYALSTAITVLDAVKAGGQVSEEAFGEVVGRISFFVNAGVRFVEEMCKMRAFTRLWDDITRERYGVEDARRRRFRYGVQVNSLGLTEAQPENNVQRIVLEMLAVTLSKGARARAVQLPAWNEALGLPRPWDQQWSLRVQQVLAHESDLLEYPDLFDGSPVVEEKVAGLVAGARAEMARIEERGGLLAAVESGYLKGELVASHARRRAAVESGEAKVVGVNCYEASEPSPLTADLGTAVLTVDPATEASVVKALAGWRAGRDEERAASALVALEKAAAGTDNLMDVSLACARAGVTTGEWAGALRTVFGEFRAPTGVGGAPVAEAATAGSPLAAVRAKAARTAAELGVGRLRLLVGKPGLDGHSNGAEQIAVRARDAGFEVVYQGIRLTPAQIVSAALAEDVHCVGLSILSGSHTALVPDVLARLREAGGGDIPVVVGGIIPATDAAALQAAGVVAVFTPKDFGITDIIGRIVDCVRQANQLDPQEVPA, via the coding sequence ATGACATCCCCCGCCCCCAGGGACCAGCCCTGGCTGATGCGCACCTACGCGGGACACTCGACGGCCGAGGCGTCCAACGCCCTGTACCGGCAGGGCCTCGCCAAGGGCCAGACGGGCCTCTCGGTCGCCTTCGACCTGCCCACCCAGACGGGTTACGACCCCGACCACGTGCTCGCGCGGGGCGAGGTCGGCCGGGTCGGGGTGCCCGTGTCCCACCTCGGCGACATGCGGCGGCTGTTCGACGGGATCCCGCTGGACCGTACGAACACCTCCATGACCATCAACGCGACCGCGCTGTGGATGTTCGCGCTGTACCAGGTGGTGGCGGAGGAGCAGGGCGACGACGCGCCCGGCTGCCTCACGGGCACCACGCAGAACGACATCGTCAAGGAGTACCTGTCCCGGGGGACGTACGTGTTCCCGCCGGGGCCGAGCCTGCGGCTGACCACGGACCTCATCGCGTACACGGTGGCTCGCGCGCCCCGCTGGAACCCCGTCAACATCTGCAGCTACCACCTGCAGGAGGCCGGCGCGACGCCCGTGCAGGAGGTCGCGTACGCGCTCTCGACGGCGATCACGGTGCTGGACGCGGTCAAGGCGGGCGGACAGGTGTCCGAGGAGGCGTTCGGCGAGGTCGTCGGGCGGATCTCGTTCTTCGTGAACGCGGGCGTCCGGTTCGTCGAGGAGATGTGCAAGATGCGCGCCTTCACGCGGCTGTGGGACGACATCACCCGCGAGCGGTACGGCGTCGAGGACGCGCGCCGGCGCCGGTTCCGCTACGGCGTGCAGGTCAACTCCCTGGGACTGACGGAGGCGCAGCCGGAGAACAACGTGCAGCGCATCGTGCTGGAGATGCTGGCCGTGACCCTGTCGAAGGGCGCACGCGCCCGCGCGGTGCAACTGCCCGCCTGGAACGAGGCGCTCGGGCTGCCGCGCCCCTGGGACCAGCAGTGGTCGCTGCGCGTCCAGCAGGTACTGGCGCACGAGAGCGACCTGCTCGAATACCCGGACCTGTTCGACGGGTCACCGGTCGTCGAGGAGAAGGTGGCCGGCCTGGTGGCCGGGGCGCGCGCCGAGATGGCCCGCATCGAGGAGCGCGGCGGGCTGCTGGCAGCGGTCGAATCCGGCTACCTCAAGGGCGAGTTGGTCGCCTCGCACGCCCGGCGGCGAGCCGCCGTCGAATCCGGCGAGGCGAAGGTCGTCGGGGTGAACTGCTACGAGGCGAGCGAGCCGAGCCCTCTGACCGCCGACCTCGGCACGGCGGTCCTCACCGTCGACCCGGCGACCGAGGCGTCCGTGGTGAAGGCGCTGGCCGGCTGGCGCGCGGGCCGCGACGAGGAGCGGGCGGCCTCGGCGCTCGTGGCGCTGGAGAAGGCGGCGGCCGGAACGGACAACCTGATGGACGTGAGCCTCGCGTGCGCGCGAGCCGGCGTCACGACGGGCGAGTGGGCCGGGGCGCTGCGCACGGTGTTCGGCGAGTTCCGCGCGCCCACCGGGGTGGGCGGCGCGCCGGTCGCGGAGGCGGCGACGGCGGGGTCACCGCTGGCGGCGGTCCGCGCGAAGGCGGCCCGTACCGCGGCGGAGCTGGGTGTCGGCCGGCTCCGCCTGCTGGTCGGCAAACCGGGCCTCGACGGGCACTCCAACGGCGCCGAGCAGATCGCGGTGCGCGCCCGGGACGCCGGTTTCGAGGTGGTGTACCAGGGCATCCGGCTCACCCCCGCGCAGATCGTCTCGGCCGCGCTCGCCGAGGACGTGCACTGCGTCGGCCTGTCGATCCTGTCCGGCTCGCACACCGCGCTCGTCCCCGACGTCCTGGCGCGGCTGCGCGAGGCGGGCGGCGGCGACATCCCCGTGGTGGTCGGCGGCATCATCCCGGCCACGGACGCGGCGGCCCTGCAAGCGGCCGGTGTGGTGGCCGTATTCACTCCGAAGGACTTCGGGATCACCGACATCATCGGCCGTATCGTCGATTGCGTACGGCAGGCCAACCAGCTCGACCCCCAGGAGGTCCCCGCATGA
- a CDS encoding HpcH/HpaI aldolase/citrate lyase family protein: MTSPSSPASAGPSSADAVDRLRPRRSCLAVPGSSPRFLDKAQGLPADQVFLDLEDAVAPLAKEGARHSIVDALNKGDWTGKTRVVRVNDWTTSWTYRDVITVVEGAGQNLDCVMLPKVQDAEQVRTLDLLLTQIERTMGFEVGRIGIEAQIENARGLVNVDAIAASSPRLETIVFGPADFMASINMKTLVVGKQPPGYDADAYHYILMRILMAARTHDLQAIDGPYLQIRDVDGFREVAGRAAALGYDGKWVLHPGQIDAANEVFSPAQDDYDHAELILDAYEYYTSEAGGKKGSAMLGDEMIDEASRKMALVVSGKGRAAGMRRTTSFEAPEV, translated from the coding sequence ATGACCAGCCCGTCTTCTCCCGCGTCCGCCGGCCCCTCGTCCGCCGACGCCGTGGACCGGTTGCGCCCCCGGCGCTCGTGCCTCGCGGTGCCCGGCTCCAGCCCGCGCTTCCTGGACAAGGCCCAGGGCCTGCCCGCGGACCAGGTCTTCCTCGACCTGGAGGACGCGGTGGCACCGCTCGCGAAGGAGGGCGCCCGGCACAGCATTGTGGACGCGCTCAACAAGGGGGACTGGACAGGTAAGACGCGTGTCGTCCGGGTCAACGACTGGACGACGAGCTGGACGTACCGGGACGTCATCACGGTCGTGGAGGGCGCCGGGCAGAACCTGGACTGCGTGATGCTGCCGAAGGTGCAGGACGCGGAGCAGGTGCGGACGCTGGACCTGCTGCTGACGCAGATCGAGCGGACGATGGGCTTCGAGGTCGGCCGGATCGGCATCGAGGCGCAGATCGAGAACGCGCGGGGCCTCGTGAACGTGGACGCGATCGCCGCGTCGTCGCCGCGCCTGGAGACGATCGTGTTCGGGCCCGCCGACTTCATGGCGTCCATCAACATGAAGACGCTGGTGGTGGGCAAGCAGCCGCCCGGCTACGACGCCGACGCGTACCACTACATCCTGATGCGCATCCTGATGGCCGCCCGCACCCACGACCTGCAGGCCATCGACGGTCCCTACCTCCAGATCCGCGACGTGGACGGCTTCCGCGAGGTCGCGGGACGCGCCGCCGCGCTCGGTTATGACGGGAAGTGGGTACTGCACCCGGGTCAGATCGACGCTGCCAACGAGGTGTTCTCGCCGGCGCAGGACGACTACGACCACGCGGAGCTGATCCTCGACGCGTACGAGTACTACACGTCGGAGGCCGGCGGCAAGAAGGGCTCCGCGATGCTCGGTGACGAGATGATCGACGAGGCCAGCCGCAAGATGGCGCTGGTCGTCTCGGGCAAGGGCCGCGCCGCGGGTATGCGGCGCACCACCTCCTTCGAAGCCCCGGAGGTTTGA
- a CDS encoding MaoC family dehydratase produces MRFGRTFEEFEVGAVYKHWPGKTVTEYDDHLFCLLTMNHHPLHLDSNYAEKTTDFGRNVVVGNYVYSLLLGMSVPDVSGKAIANLEVESLRHVAPTFHGDTLYGETTVLAKTPSRSRPDRGIVQVQTRGYTQEGTVVCVFRRKVMVPTAQYVQQRGGEQPGRPEPQESD; encoded by the coding sequence ATGAGGTTCGGCCGGACGTTTGAGGAGTTCGAGGTCGGTGCCGTGTACAAGCACTGGCCGGGCAAGACGGTCACGGAGTACGACGACCACCTGTTCTGCCTGCTCACGATGAACCACCACCCGCTGCACCTGGACAGCAATTACGCCGAGAAGACCACCGATTTCGGCCGCAACGTGGTGGTGGGCAACTACGTCTACTCGCTGCTGCTCGGCATGTCGGTGCCCGACGTGTCCGGCAAGGCCATCGCCAACCTGGAGGTCGAGTCGCTGCGGCACGTGGCGCCCACCTTCCACGGCGACACGCTGTACGGCGAGACGACGGTGCTGGCGAAGACACCGTCACGCTCCCGCCCGGACCGGGGGATCGTGCAGGTCCAGACGCGGGGCTACACGCAGGAGGGCACCGTGGTGTGTGTTTTCCGCCGCAAAGTGATGGTGCCGACGGCACAGTACGTTCAGCAGCGCGGCGGCGAGCAGCCCGGCCGCCCCGAGCCGCAGGAGAGTGACTGA
- a CDS encoding acyl-CoA dehydrogenase family protein → MGRLAGTAGLTDVQREIIATVRDFVDKEILPVATELEHRDAYPSAIVEGLKELGLFGLTISEEYGGLGESLLTYALCVEELARGWMSVSGIVNTHFIVAYMLSKYGTREQKDTFLPRMAAGEVRGAFSMSEPGLGSDVSAITTKGTRDEASGGYALTGQKMWLTNGGTSSLVAVLCRTDEGQPADAPPHRSMTTFLVEKEPGFGEIRPGLTIPGKIDKMGYKGVDTTELIMDGLPVPADRVLGGTTGRGFYQMMDGVEVGRVNVAARGCGVAQRAFELGISYAQQRHTFGKPIAQHQAIQFKLAEMATKVEAAHAMMVNAARKKDSGERNDLEAGMAKYLASEYCKEVVEDAFRIHGGYGFSKEYEIERLYREAPMLLIGEGTAEIQKMIIGRRLLEEYRVQG, encoded by the coding sequence ATGGGCCGACTCGCCGGGACAGCGGGACTGACCGACGTGCAGCGCGAGATCATCGCGACGGTGAGGGACTTCGTCGACAAGGAGATCCTGCCGGTCGCGACGGAGCTGGAGCACCGCGACGCGTACCCGTCGGCCATTGTGGAGGGCCTGAAAGAGCTCGGCCTCTTCGGGCTGACCATTTCGGAGGAATACGGCGGGCTGGGCGAGTCCCTTCTCACGTACGCGCTGTGCGTGGAGGAGCTCGCGCGTGGCTGGATGTCGGTGTCCGGCATCGTGAACACGCACTTCATCGTCGCGTACATGCTGAGCAAGTACGGCACGCGGGAACAGAAGGACACGTTCCTGCCGCGCATGGCGGCGGGCGAGGTGCGGGGCGCCTTCTCCATGTCGGAGCCGGGCCTCGGCTCCGATGTGTCGGCGATCACGACAAAGGGGACACGCGACGAGGCGTCCGGCGGCTACGCGCTGACCGGCCAGAAGATGTGGCTCACCAACGGCGGCACGTCCTCCCTCGTGGCGGTGTTGTGCCGGACGGACGAGGGGCAGCCGGCGGACGCGCCGCCACACCGGTCGATGACGACGTTCCTGGTGGAGAAGGAGCCCGGGTTCGGCGAGATCCGGCCAGGGCTCACCATCCCGGGAAAAATCGACAAAATGGGCTACAAGGGCGTCGACACCACCGAGTTGATCATGGATGGCCTTCCGGTTCCCGCCGACCGGGTGCTCGGCGGAACGACCGGCCGAGGGTTTTACCAAATGATGGACGGCGTCGAGGTGGGCCGCGTGAATGTCGCGGCGCGTGGTTGCGGAGTCGCACAGCGCGCCTTCGAACTGGGCATTTCGTACGCGCAGCAGCGCCACACCTTCGGCAAGCCGATCGCTCAGCACCAGGCCATCCAGTTCAAACTGGCCGAGATGGCCACCAAGGTCGAAGCCGCGCATGCGATGATGGTCAACGCAGCACGCAAAAAGGACTCCGGGGAACGAAACGACCTGGAGGCAGGGATGGCGAAGTACCTCGCCTCCGAGTACTGCAAGGAAGTCGTCGAGGATGCCTTCCGGATCCACGGCGGCTACGGCTTCTCCAAGGAGTACGAGATCGAGCGCCTCTACCGGGAGGCCCCGATGCTGCTCATCGGCGAGGGTACCGCCGAGATCCAGAAAATGATCATCGGCCGCCGACTGCTTGAGGAGTACCGAGTGCAGGGATGA